In Desulfotignum phosphitoxidans DSM 13687, a single window of DNA contains:
- a CDS encoding glycoside hydrolase family 130 protein, translating to MKAKHRLKLKVTRKPNKIIGDISRVITRPHLPDDSHRISRIIGRIMDLPDAFANDLMTKILKDFSGRHEDLHHVFEKHLDRVRDFLPEHVLLKDVQKELIGAYFTKEYAIESAALFNPSIVPHPDQTDLEKGSLRFVMSLRATGEGHISSIVFRSGILDRHNTFCFDPVSEFVETPDLKQDSVYNRSVFQRKLDEMKANNEISTYILGRLPEEFLFKELIEQIRILNANPQFSAAKQKTTFGFMTWLADSNYEVDFHSDHRISERVIFPVSRNESRGIEDARFVQFFDDNQEVTYYATYTAYNGVTILPQLIETKDFIHFKILTLNGKAVQNKGMALFPRKIKGQYAMLSRQGGENNHIMFSDNLHFWQTSEVIQEPEYPWEFFQIGNCGSPVETDKGWIVLTHGVGPMRQYCIGAILLDLENPARVIARLDEPLLAPNEKEREGYVPNVVYSCGSIIHQKELVIPYAMSDVNSGVATVEVKKLIQCMHAVM from the coding sequence ATGAAGGCAAAACACCGTCTGAAACTGAAAGTGACAAGAAAACCCAACAAGATCATCGGGGATATCTCCCGGGTCATTACACGGCCCCATCTGCCGGATGATTCCCATCGCATATCCAGAATTATCGGGCGGATCATGGATCTGCCCGATGCGTTTGCCAATGATCTGATGACAAAAATACTCAAAGACTTTTCAGGCCGGCACGAAGACCTTCATCATGTTTTTGAAAAGCACCTGGACCGGGTAAGGGATTTTTTGCCCGAGCATGTATTACTCAAAGATGTTCAAAAGGAATTGATCGGTGCTTATTTTACAAAAGAATATGCCATAGAGTCGGCCGCACTTTTCAACCCGTCCATCGTGCCCCATCCGGATCAGACCGACCTTGAAAAAGGCAGCCTCAGGTTTGTCATGAGTCTGAGGGCCACGGGTGAAGGCCATATTTCTTCCATTGTGTTTCGAAGCGGAATTCTTGACCGGCACAACACCTTTTGTTTTGATCCGGTCAGTGAGTTTGTGGAAACCCCGGATTTAAAACAGGATTCTGTCTACAACCGATCCGTTTTCCAGAGAAAGCTGGATGAAATGAAGGCCAACAACGAAATCAGCACCTATATTCTCGGCCGCCTGCCCGAAGAATTCCTTTTTAAGGAACTTATCGAACAAATCCGTATCCTCAACGCAAATCCGCAATTTTCTGCAGCCAAACAGAAAACAACTTTTGGTTTTATGACCTGGCTTGCAGATTCCAATTATGAAGTGGACTTTCACAGCGATCACAGAATTTCCGAACGGGTCATCTTCCCGGTTTCGAGAAATGAGAGCCGGGGGATTGAAGATGCCCGGTTTGTGCAATTTTTCGATGATAACCAGGAGGTTACCTATTACGCCACCTATACGGCTTATAACGGGGTGACCATTTTACCCCAGTTGATCGAAACAAAGGATTTCATTCATTTCAAAATTCTGACACTCAACGGCAAGGCGGTCCAGAACAAGGGCATGGCCCTTTTCCCCCGGAAAATAAAGGGTCAATATGCCATGCTTTCCCGCCAGGGAGGCGAAAACAACCATATCATGTTTTCAGACAACCTGCATTTCTGGCAGACTTCCGAAGTGATCCAGGAACCTGAATACCCCTGGGAATTTTTCCAGATCGGCAATTGCGGATCACCCGTAGAGACTGATAAAGGCTGGATCGTACTGACCCACGGGGTCGGGCCCATGCGCCAGTATTGCATCGGCGCCATCCTGCTGGATCTGGAAAACCCGGCACGGGTCATTGCCCGCCTGGATGAACCGCTTTTGGCCCCCAATGAGAAAGAACGGGAGGGATATGTCCCCAATGTGGTCTATTCCTGCGGTTCCATCATTCACCAAAAGGAACTGGTCATTCCATATGCCATGTCTGATGTTAATTCCGGTGTGGCAACCGTTGAAGTCAAAAAATTGATACAGTGTATGCATGCCGTCATGTAA
- the clsB gene encoding cardiolipin synthase ClsB, producing MAGIRFVPGNQITLLENGETYFPVMEAALDRAKHEIFLISYIFQNDTIGRRIADVLKRAALRGVKTCVLIDGFGSDNLPETMVADLNAAGVMVMKFRPGISPWTFRRRRLRRLHRKIVIVDQTAAFVGGINILDDFDTPDQPSPRYDYAVHVEGPLVRDILVSTQRLWSRVIQTRLRIRPRFSTRDRDQDRQAVFPESGGRMRAAFLARDNIRHRRDIEDAYMQAIEQAQVEIILANAYFFPGSKFRRALVDAAGRGVRVVLFLQGKKEYRLLYYASKALYGSFLDAGIQIHEYHNSLMHAKVAVIDEQWSTVGSSNLDPFSLLLSLEANVVVDDKKFAGTLKRSLEKAMAAGACQIRPNRWKRQSIRLRMVSWLCYGLVRFMTGMTGYAPGKDSG from the coding sequence ATGGCCGGAATCCGTTTTGTTCCTGGCAATCAGATCACATTGCTGGAGAATGGCGAAACATACTTCCCGGTCATGGAAGCGGCACTGGACAGGGCAAAACATGAGATTTTTCTGATCAGCTATATTTTTCAAAATGACACCATCGGACGGCGTATTGCAGACGTGCTTAAGCGGGCTGCGTTGCGCGGGGTGAAAACCTGCGTGCTGATTGATGGATTCGGTTCGGACAATCTGCCGGAAACCATGGTCGCAGACCTCAATGCAGCCGGTGTGATGGTGATGAAGTTCCGGCCCGGGATATCTCCCTGGACATTTCGGCGCCGGAGGCTGCGTCGGTTGCACCGGAAAATTGTGATTGTTGATCAGACCGCGGCATTCGTGGGAGGCATAAATATTCTCGATGATTTTGATACCCCCGATCAGCCCTCGCCCCGGTATGACTATGCTGTGCATGTGGAAGGACCGCTGGTCCGGGATATCCTTGTGTCCACCCAACGGTTGTGGTCCCGGGTGATCCAAACCCGTCTTCGTATCCGGCCCCGTTTCAGCACCCGGGACCGGGACCAGGACCGGCAAGCGGTTTTTCCCGAATCAGGCGGCCGTATGCGCGCCGCTTTTCTGGCGCGGGATAATATCCGGCACCGACGTGATATTGAAGATGCCTATATGCAGGCGATTGAACAGGCACAAGTGGAAATCATCCTGGCGAATGCCTATTTTTTTCCCGGATCAAAATTTCGTCGTGCGCTTGTGGATGCGGCCGGGCGCGGTGTCCGGGTGGTTTTATTTTTGCAGGGAAAAAAGGAATACCGGTTATTGTATTATGCATCCAAAGCGCTGTACGGCAGTTTTCTGGATGCCGGGATTCAAATCCATGAATATCACAACAGCCTCATGCACGCCAAAGTTGCTGTGATTGATGAACAATGGTCGACAGTGGGATCTTCGAATCTTGACCCGTTCAGCCTGCTGCTTTCACTGGAGGCGAATGTGGTGGTGGATGATAAAAAATTTGCCGGGACCTTGAAACGCAGCCTGGAAAAGGCGATGGCTGCCGGAGCGTGTCAGATCCGACCCAATCGCTGGAAACGCCAATCCATTCGGCTTCGTATGGTGAGTTGGCTGTGCTATGGCCTGGTCCGGTTCATGACAGGAATGACGGGGTATGCGCCGGGCAAGGATTCCGGATAG
- a CDS encoding cytidylate kinase-like family protein gives MKKAADKNAIGKNAHPPGYYGRKMMSASDWAGSQIQKWQREEKERKNLEDFSQKNCICISRGVGVGALEVAEFLSERTGYRVIDREIMEYMANDSTLTEKIIEFYDERVPGKMRELLAALSIEKKFFKNDYIQQLAKTVTALAHAEPTIFVGRGTHLILPRHTILSVQLICSRNRRIARLSNMLGVDEGEAEKRVNIMDDEHHEFFNAVFLREKIASDEFDLVINMDFFDSEYPVAQIIACAFEQKF, from the coding sequence ATGAAAAAAGCAGCCGATAAAAATGCAATAGGCAAAAATGCACATCCGCCTGGATATTATGGCAGGAAAATGATGAGTGCCTCAGATTGGGCAGGATCGCAAATCCAGAAATGGCAGAGAGAAGAAAAAGAAAGAAAAAATCTTGAAGATTTTTCACAAAAAAACTGCATCTGCATATCTCGCGGTGTGGGCGTCGGGGCTCTGGAGGTGGCGGAATTTTTGTCGGAAAGGACCGGATATCGTGTGATTGATAGAGAAATAATGGAATATATGGCAAATGATTCTACTTTGACTGAAAAGATCATTGAATTTTATGATGAACGGGTTCCGGGAAAGATGAGAGAATTGCTTGCAGCGCTCTCCATTGAAAAGAAATTCTTCAAAAACGATTATATTCAGCAGCTGGCAAAAACGGTTACCGCACTGGCACATGCTGAGCCGACGATATTTGTGGGCCGGGGAACCCACTTGATTCTGCCCCGTCATACGATTTTGTCCGTACAATTGATATGCAGCAGGAATCGCCGGATTGCGAGACTGTCAAATATGCTGGGTGTTGATGAAGGCGAAGCCGAGAAAAGAGTAAACATCATGGATGATGAACATCATGAATTTTTTAATGCCGTTTTTCTCAGGGAAAAAATTGCATCTGATGAATTTGATCTGGTCATTAATATGGATTTCTTTGATTCAGAATACCCGGTGGCTCAAATCATTGCATGTGCATTTGAACAAAAATTTTAA
- a CDS encoding glycoside hydrolase family 130 protein has translation MKAEKEIITRCAHNPILTRKDVPYPVATVHNAGVVKYQGQYIMLFRSHLYNGRSIIGRADSRDGFSFTVAPEPFLIPAKEGVFAEYEAFGVEDLRINPMGDEFWLTYSAYSCHGVCIALARTTDFKTVERIALITQADLRNVVLFPEKINGRYVRLDRPHSEISPWSIWISYSPDLVHWGDSKVIIKPVAYHWDEMKIGPGAPPIKTGKGWLNIYHGVFKTMSGTVYRLGVALHDLDDPARIIGVSDDWILQPEDFWERVGYVPNVVFTCGAVPEEDGTVKIYWGGADTVMCAGTAKLDDLVSLCISSPRPAM, from the coding sequence ATGAAAGCCGAAAAAGAGATCATTACGCGCTGTGCACACAATCCCATCCTGACAAGAAAGGATGTCCCCTATCCCGTGGCAACGGTTCACAATGCCGGCGTGGTCAAATATCAGGGGCAGTATATCATGCTGTTCAGATCCCATCTTTACAACGGGCGTTCCATCATCGGTCGGGCGGACAGCAGGGATGGATTTTCATTTACCGTTGCCCCGGAACCCTTTTTAATCCCGGCTAAAGAGGGTGTTTTTGCCGAGTATGAAGCATTCGGCGTCGAAGATCTGCGCATCAATCCCATGGGAGATGAATTTTGGCTCACCTACAGTGCCTATTCTTGTCACGGGGTCTGTATTGCCCTGGCCAGGACGACTGATTTTAAAACGGTTGAACGCATTGCCCTGATCACCCAGGCGGATCTGCGCAACGTGGTCCTTTTTCCTGAAAAAATAAACGGCCGGTATGTGCGACTGGACCGGCCCCATTCGGAAATATCCCCCTGGTCCATCTGGATTTCCTACTCCCCGGATCTGGTGCACTGGGGGGATTCAAAAGTGATTATAAAACCAGTGGCCTATCACTGGGATGAGATGAAAATCGGGCCCGGGGCCCCGCCCATAAAAACCGGTAAAGGCTGGTTGAATATCTATCACGGGGTGTTCAAAACCATGTCCGGAACCGTGTACCGGCTCGGTGTTGCCCTGCATGACCTGGATGACCCGGCAAGAATCATCGGCGTTTCCGATGACTGGATCCTCCAGCCCGAAGACTTCTGGGAAAGGGTCGGCTATGTTCCCAATGTGGTGTTTACCTGCGGTGCGGTTCCGGAAGAGGACGGTACGGTGAAAATTTACTGGGGAGGTGCGGATACGGTCATGTGTGCGGGTACGGCAAAGCTTGACGATCTAGTGTCTCTTTGCATCTCTTCTCCCCGGCCGGCCATGTGA
- a CDS encoding DUF2254 domain-containing protein, with amino-acid sequence MNKLKQIWSNLRSSFWFAPSLIVAVSIAIAVALVEAGSIGSDQWLARWPRLFGVGAEGARGMLSTIAGSMMTVVGVTFSMVLMTLALASSQYTSRILRNFMRDRVTQVVLGIFTGIFTYCLIVLRTIRGGEESGFIPNIAVSFGVLLAIGGISVLIFFIHHIASSIQASTIIASVAAETMVAVDRHFPDKLRDGQGDGEEGQSPLPLSGCRWQAVAARGNGYIQNVDIATLLRLAREHQTIVRMERNIGAFVVQDTTLASLALKDPPEKELIVDLQSAYSINRYRMVEHDPAFGIRQIVDIALRSLSPSINDTTTAVMCVDYLTAILARLTSRKIPASRHYEEGELRMITTGPTFEELLAESFDQIRSSATGNVAIMLRILGALETIAGLTASPGRRQALHDQVRWISELAERTLESAHDRARIDTRIARVCKALEA; translated from the coding sequence ATGAATAAACTCAAGCAAATTTGGAGCAATCTGCGGTCAAGCTTTTGGTTTGCACCTTCGCTGATTGTTGCCGTCAGCATCGCCATTGCGGTGGCTTTGGTTGAAGCGGGTTCCATTGGAAGTGACCAATGGCTGGCCCGCTGGCCGCGCCTGTTTGGCGTCGGTGCGGAGGGCGCGCGCGGGATGTTGTCCACGATTGCCGGCTCGATGATGACCGTGGTGGGGGTCACGTTTTCGATGGTTCTGATGACGTTGGCGCTGGCTTCGAGCCAGTACACCTCGCGCATCCTGCGGAACTTCATGCGTGACCGCGTCACACAGGTCGTTCTCGGAATTTTCACGGGAATTTTCACCTATTGCCTGATTGTATTACGCACCATCCGCGGTGGCGAGGAGAGCGGGTTTATTCCTAACATAGCCGTGTCTTTCGGTGTCCTTCTGGCAATCGGCGGCATCAGCGTCCTCATTTTTTTCATTCATCACATCGCTTCTTCGATCCAGGCTTCGACCATCATCGCCTCGGTTGCTGCCGAAACCATGGTGGCCGTTGACCGGCATTTTCCAGACAAGCTTAGAGACGGACAGGGTGACGGCGAGGAGGGTCAATCACCGCTCCCTCTGTCGGGGTGTCGCTGGCAGGCAGTCGCAGCCAGGGGGAATGGGTATATCCAAAACGTGGATATTGCAACACTCCTGCGTTTGGCGCGGGAACACCAGACCATCGTGCGGATGGAACGAAACATCGGTGCGTTTGTGGTCCAGGATACCACGCTGGCCTCGCTCGCTTTGAAGGACCCGCCGGAAAAAGAGCTCATCGTCGACCTGCAGTCGGCATACAGCATCAACCGGTACCGCATGGTGGAACACGATCCTGCTTTCGGCATCCGACAGATCGTGGATATTGCGCTGCGTTCACTTTCTCCCAGCATCAACGACACCACCACGGCCGTGATGTGCGTGGATTATCTGACGGCGATTCTGGCGCGACTGACGTCTCGGAAAATACCCGCCTCACGCCACTACGAGGAAGGGGAACTGAGGATGATCACCACGGGACCGACCTTTGAAGAATTGCTGGCCGAATCCTTCGATCAAATTCGAAGCAGCGCCACAGGCAATGTCGCCATCATGTTGCGGATTCTCGGGGCGCTTGAAACCATCGCCGGTCTGACGGCCAGCCCGGGCCGTCGACAGGCGCTTCACGATCAAGTGCGATGGATCAGTGAACTGGCTGAACGCACCCTCGAGTCGGCCCATGACCGTGCAAGGATCGATACGCGGATAGCGCGCGTGTGCAAAGCGCTCGAAGCGTAA
- a CDS encoding bifunctional acetate--CoA ligase family protein/GNAT family N-acetyltransferase, with product MGQYHLKNMFNPRHIAVVGASKKKGTIGHALMTNLIEGGFSGKILPVNPKYKTLQGHDCVKSVRDLMPGVDLAIIATPIHTAIDIVTDCVEKKMRSAIIISAGGREVGDQGRKIEDQIQKIAYDGGLRILGPNCMGLIRPGVNLNAGFASDMPRAGNLAVVSQSGAICGAILDMAAKERMGFSHFISIGSMLDIDFGDMIDYLGNDSSAKSILLYIENLTHVRKFMSAARSVSRVKPIIVLKSGRSPAGEKAAASHTGAMAGEDAVYDAAFKRAGIVRVDSIEELFDCAELMAKQPRPRGPRLAILTNGGGPGVMAVDTLAGYGKAPEPLDPETIQALDAFLPPFWSRGNPIDILGDATADRFGQALSACFKSKNLDGVLVIFAPQAIADPLPVAKMLASAVSGREYPVFACWMGGESIEKSVAVLNDAGVPTYDTPERAVRSFLYMVEYAANLETLIEVPPKMTRNMEFDQKKARSLIDGVKEGFMPEADAVEMLTAYGLPVITAKTAVTEAQALGMAGEIGFPLVMKLLSPDITHKTDAGGICLDLRSNEDVSRAYQQIMSSVLQYKPDAEIEGVTLQPYFSNPDFEILMGAKRDKGFGPVILFGMGGIFTEVLKDRSLGLPPMNRLLALRLMQETRVYTLLKGYRNRPAANMEKLEEMIIRLSQLLIDFPQIAELDMNPVLIKDGSPVAVDARIRISPTDVCSSLHLVISPYPEEDESLMRSTDGLKIFIRPVKPEDAPLFTALFKTLTPTTIYYRFFGALKGLNPELLARFTQIDYDREIALVALDETAQTDDSMLGVARIIGEPDGKTGEFSVLVGDAWQGKGIGSSLLERCLAIAQKQGYETVHGIVLRENRNMLALGKKLGFEIEKDPDSCDCNLVIHFGKQNLKPEGLSH from the coding sequence ATGGGACAATATCATTTAAAAAACATGTTCAACCCCCGCCACATCGCAGTGGTGGGGGCCAGTAAGAAAAAGGGAACCATCGGCCATGCGCTGATGACAAATCTGATCGAGGGCGGATTTTCAGGAAAGATTCTGCCGGTGAATCCCAAATATAAAACCTTACAGGGTCATGACTGCGTAAAATCGGTCCGTGATCTGATGCCGGGGGTGGATCTTGCCATTATTGCCACCCCCATTCACACGGCCATTGATATTGTGACAGACTGTGTCGAAAAAAAGATGCGCAGTGCGATTATTATTTCAGCCGGCGGCAGGGAAGTGGGGGACCAGGGCCGAAAGATCGAGGATCAGATCCAAAAGATTGCCTATGACGGCGGGCTTCGTATCCTGGGGCCCAACTGCATGGGGCTGATCCGGCCGGGCGTGAACCTCAATGCCGGGTTTGCCTCGGACATGCCCCGGGCCGGAAACCTGGCCGTTGTCTCCCAGAGCGGTGCCATATGCGGCGCCATTCTGGATATGGCTGCCAAGGAACGCATGGGATTCAGCCATTTTATAAGCATCGGGTCCATGCTGGACATCGATTTCGGCGACATGATCGATTATCTTGGAAATGATTCTTCGGCAAAAAGTATTTTATTGTATATTGAAAACCTGACCCATGTCCGCAAATTTATGAGTGCGGCCCGTTCCGTATCACGGGTGAAACCCATTATCGTGCTGAAATCCGGCAGGAGCCCTGCCGGTGAAAAAGCAGCAGCGTCTCACACCGGTGCCATGGCAGGAGAAGATGCCGTGTATGATGCCGCCTTTAAGCGGGCCGGGATCGTGCGGGTGGACTCCATTGAAGAACTCTTTGACTGTGCCGAGCTGATGGCCAAGCAACCGCGTCCCCGGGGCCCCAGGCTGGCGATCCTCACCAATGGGGGCGGGCCCGGTGTCATGGCGGTGGATACTCTTGCCGGATATGGAAAAGCACCTGAACCGCTGGACCCTGAAACAATCCAGGCCCTGGATGCGTTCCTGCCGCCTTTCTGGAGCCGGGGAAACCCCATCGATATCCTGGGGGATGCAACGGCAGACCGGTTTGGCCAGGCCCTTTCAGCCTGCTTTAAATCAAAAAATCTGGATGGGGTCCTGGTCATTTTCGCCCCCCAGGCCATTGCCGATCCTTTACCCGTGGCAAAGATGCTGGCATCTGCCGTCAGCGGGCGCGAATACCCGGTCTTTGCCTGCTGGATGGGCGGGGAAAGTATTGAAAAGTCGGTGGCGGTTTTGAATGACGCCGGGGTTCCGACCTATGACACACCGGAACGGGCGGTCCGTTCCTTTTTATATATGGTGGAATATGCGGCCAATCTTGAAACACTGATAGAAGTTCCCCCGAAAATGACCCGGAATATGGAATTTGATCAAAAAAAAGCCCGCAGCCTGATCGACGGGGTCAAGGAGGGCTTTATGCCGGAAGCCGATGCCGTGGAAATGCTCACGGCCTATGGTCTGCCTGTGATTACGGCAAAAACGGCCGTCACAGAAGCCCAGGCCTTGGGTATGGCCGGGGAAATCGGATTTCCGCTGGTCATGAAGCTTTTGTCACCCGATATCACCCATAAAACCGATGCCGGGGGCATCTGTCTGGATTTGCGGAGCAATGAAGATGTCAGCCGGGCCTATCAGCAAATTATGTCATCCGTTTTACAGTATAAACCGGATGCAGAAATTGAGGGCGTGACCCTCCAGCCCTATTTTTCCAACCCGGATTTTGAAATTTTAATGGGGGCCAAGCGGGATAAGGGGTTTGGTCCCGTGATCCTGTTCGGGATGGGCGGAATCTTTACGGAAGTGCTTAAAGACCGGTCTCTGGGACTTCCGCCCATGAACCGCCTTCTGGCCTTGCGGCTCATGCAGGAAACCAGGGTTTACACCCTGTTAAAGGGATATCGAAACCGGCCTGCCGCGAATATGGAGAAGCTCGAAGAAATGATTATCCGGCTTTCCCAGCTTTTGATCGATTTCCCTCAAATTGCCGAGCTGGACATGAACCCCGTCCTGATCAAGGATGGCAGTCCCGTGGCAGTGGATGCCCGGATACGGATTTCCCCGACAGATGTCTGTTCTTCTCTTCATCTGGTGATCAGCCCCTACCCTGAAGAAGATGAATCCCTTATGCGCAGTACGGACGGTCTTAAAATTTTCATCCGGCCGGTCAAGCCCGAGGATGCCCCTTTGTTTACGGCATTATTCAAAACATTGACGCCCACAACGATTTATTATCGGTTTTTCGGGGCATTAAAGGGGTTGAACCCTGAGCTGCTGGCCCGGTTCACCCAGATCGATTACGATCGGGAGATTGCCCTGGTGGCCCTGGATGAAACGGCTCAAACCGATGACAGCATGCTGGGGGTTGCCAGAATCATCGGTGAACCCGATGGAAAGACGGGTGAATTTTCCGTCCTGGTGGGGGATGCCTGGCAAGGCAAGGGAATCGGGTCGAGCCTTTTGGAAAGATGCCTGGCCATTGCACAGAAACAGGGGTATGAAACGGTTCACGGGATTGTTCTGAGGGAGAACAGAAATATGCTGGCCCTGGGGAAAAAGCTGGGGTTTGAGATTGAAAAAGATCCCGACTCCTGTGACTGCAACCTGGTGATTCATTTCGGAAAACAGAACCTGAAACCAGAGGGCTTATCTCATTGA